GGTTATTTCCAAAATGTCAGatgctttgaaaaaataaagtcatCTAGCATTCTTGTGTAGTAGTAATGGAGTCTTAATTTCTAACAGCAACGTAGTGTTTTATTATTCCTATTGATGCTCTTTCAATGATTAAATGATTTCTGTCCTTGAGAAGCAATTTTTGAGTAGAAACTAATATACAATATAAACAGTGTTCTGATGTTTTTTGTCAGATGACTTATTCTTTAAAGAAATAGGGATAATaatattctctgtttctgtaaggcAGTGTTTAAAGTGTTTTAGCAATCAAattatgtctgtttttttttttttgaaaataaaaccaccaTCATAAAAAATGTGCTAAAAAAAACTGTGGAAATCCAGTTTTAGAATGAAGGCCTCACCTCCATGGTTACATGAGATATGGTGTAGAGAAATATTGGGCAATAAGGGAGAGCTGAGCGGAGCCAGTACAGCTATTAAAGAATACAGTTTCTTAGTCTTTGGATCTGAAGCGACCACGTGTTCAACAGTGTAAATAAACAATGACATGATGACACCATTTTGTGGTGGAGAAAAAATGAAACTCACCAGCTGTGCCGCTACTCCTTTGAATGAATATGGCTGGTACTCACCTGGGCGTTGCAGGGAAAGCTGAGACAGGAAGTAGTCCTTCACTGACCCCTCTTGCTGGCTGATCTAAACTGCTACTGCACGTCAGCGGGCCAGGGATGGGGTTGGTGTCACTGCGTGTGACCAAGGGAGGTGCGTATCAGTCCGTGTGCCTCCGTACTCATCGCCTCTATAGGACTGAAATCTCGATGAGCAGATGGGGGTTTTGATAGAAGCCTTCATATTATTCAAGCCCCTGGCCACCATCCCTTGTGCTAAACCGGACTCAGCTCCTGGGCACTTGGTAGTGCCTGGGTCTTATTCTCTACCTGTTGTCTCTACTTGATAGTTGTAAAATGGGCTAAGTCATTCGTGTGCTCtcagttttgctcctttgtactTAGAACTCTACGGACCATTTACTGAAGCCTAAATGAAGTATCCTActattgcgtgtgtgtgtgtgtgtgtgtgtgtatgtgtgagatgtCTCTCTagttaaagatttgcttattattttacttgaaagagttatactgaggaggaggggaagggcaaaggaaagagatcttccacctgctggttcactccctagatggccgcCATGGCCCGAGCGGAGCAGTCCGCAGCCTCGGGCTCCCGAGgcttatcctctgctgctctccccaggctacaggcagggagctggcgcagaggtggagcagccaagacatggaccagtgcccacatagagGGTTAACATgccatgccactgtgccagccccaatgaGTTGTCTTTGTCAGCCACCACGCTCTCTTTATTCAGCAGATTTGACGTCACTGCACCTCCTGCATTTCCTCAACTCCCAGGGCACAGTGGTGGGCAGATCAAGGCATTTAATCAAGACCCACATGGGCTGGTGGTTTTAACAAAGATAAGTCAGGGGTTTATTTTGAAGAAGAGAATTTTCTAGGATTTAAAggttatttctgtattttggctTACTTCCTCTTGGCATTATAATTTTTGAACTAACATAACTCTGAAAGGTGTAACAAAGGGAAGGATGTTTTACTAAATGCACTGTGAAATGGCTACTTGGTGAACTTGATCACTTGCTAGATTTCTGTGTCGGCCCCCCTGCCCCCAAATCCTTGGTGCTTTAGGTTGTTCATGCGTCACAAGGCTGCAACAGATGTGACTTCAGGGTGCTGTATCTGTAATCTACTTCTCTTAGTCTTTAATCACTTCCCCCTTCCAACCCTCACCCTGAAGTTACTTCTTTAAAGTTAACTAAATTCAATGTTTTCAGCACATTGCTTAAAAATATAGCTGAGCCTCCTTTTTGCTTTTCCAATTACTGCTCAACCCTCCAAGCAGAGGCTCAAAGGGCCAAGGCCGTGGATGGTGTACAGAAGGGATACCAGAAGTTAGTAATCAGTTTACACATGTATATCCACAGTGCATGAGCAGTGTTGATAATGGTGTTTCTTTTCCCAAATCTTGAACCTCAAGGCTAAATGCCCTGTGTTCTGCATGGGCGCTTCACAGTGGCCGGGGACATGGAGCTGAGCCCTGCGCAGCTGtcactcctcttccccctcctgggCGGTTCTGTAGAGTTTCAGCCAGGAACTCCGCTGGCAGCCCTGTATACTGCCTCTTATTTCTGTCACTTCTTGCTATGCcttaatgtttttcttatttctaaatCATGCCATAGTAACATAGTGTTTTGATTCCATTTAAATGAGCACCGCTTTTCAAATCCCtctaacttcttttttaaaaaatttttcttcaaaGGACATATCCTTGTCTCCTGCCACACCCTTTCCCACTTTCCCCActgcccttcacacacacacacacacacacacacacacacacacacatgttttcATGCACTGAGTCCTTCCCCACATGTTCCAGCAGCTTCGATTGGGCAtgacgaagccaggagtccagaatgcAGACTGaatttcccacctgggtggccgGTTCATCAGCAGCTCCCAGGGTTTCACCTTTGCAGGAATCTGACTTGGAAGgccagtagctgggactcgagccTCGGCCTGTCTTACAGGTGGGATATTCCAAATAGCAACCAAACTACTACACCACACACCCTTTTTAAATTCGTGTTTTGATGAGTTCAAGCGAGAGTAgtgaaaagacattttatttacattttgtacATGTTGCTTTTGACAAACAAGAGAAGACCTGTTGGCTGCTAAGCCCTATACATCAGTATAATCATAATATATTCGGACTTCGGATCTTCGGACACTTTGCAGTGATCTGATGCTTTCACTGCGGGTTCTGATATTCGATTTCTTGAATAACCTTCTTGAAAACGACCTACACATGAAAAAGTAAATTATTGGGTCCAGGCACACATTGCATGCAGATAAGAAAAGTGTCATTTCTTTGCAATAGTACAGGATTTTATGTGCAGATTCATCCAACAGTCTGTCCAGGTTGCTAAAAGTGAAAGGGATTCTGCACAAGTGATACGGTAGAAAGCAGGTGAAAAACACAGCCACCACCACCCTAATGCTCTGGTTGTGCTTCCGCTTCCGGCTCGACTGACTGATGAACTGCCTGCTGGATTTGTGGATGTATCTGGATATGGCGATGTAGCATCCGATCAGAATCACGAGCACGGCCACGAACAAGCAGCTGTTGACGTAGACGACGGCCTCATGCCActtgacccctagggaactcttCAGTCTCATGCAGTCATGAATGTTTTCCTTAGTGGGTTGAACGTTGGTGAGGATGATGTTTGGAATGGACAGAACAGCCATGACTACCCAAACACAGATAGATAAAACTTTGGTAAAGGTTATACTGTACATGCGAGAGTCCCCAAACGGTTTCACGACCTTCAGATAACGGTCAATGCTTATGAGCCCGAGGAACACGATGGAAGTGTACATGTTGGCGTAAAACAGAACGGAGGTGTATCTGCACAGGATAGACTTGAAGTACCAAGGCCCAAGTCCTGCGTCATGGACTATTCGAAATGGAAACGTCAGGGTCATGATGAGGTCAGCAACCACTATGTTTTTCAGATAAAAGATGAAGCTGGTTTTATTCCTAATGTGAAAGAAGATCCATACTGCT
This sequence is a window from Ochotona princeps isolate mOchPri1 chromosome 3, mOchPri1.hap1, whole genome shotgun sequence. Protein-coding genes within it:
- the GPR87 gene encoding G-protein coupled receptor 87; translation: MGLNLTLAKLPNNELHGQGSPAPSNVSDGLGKNGTLHNEFDTIVLPVLYLIIFVASILLNGLAVWIFFHIRNKTSFIFYLKNIVVADLIMTLTFPFRIVHDAGLGPWYFKSILCRYTSVLFYANMYTSIVFLGLISIDRYLKVVKPFGDSRMYSITFTKVLSICVWVVMAVLSIPNIILTNVQPTKENIHDCMRLKSSLGVKWHEAVVYVNSCLFVAVLVILIGCYIAISRYIHKSSRQFISQSSRKRKHNQSIRVVVAVFFTCFLPYHLCRIPFTFSNLDRLLDESAHKILYYCKEMTLFLSACNVCLDPIIYFFMCRSFSRRLFKKSNIRTRSESIRSLQSVRRSEVRIYYDYTDV